Proteins from a genomic interval of Papaver somniferum cultivar HN1 chromosome 4, ASM357369v1, whole genome shotgun sequence:
- the LOC113275239 gene encoding lipid transfer-like protein VAS has translation MGYSQKMMFFLVLILGVSMVEEISAQVPTCAAALVPCGDYLNSTKPPESCCKPLKDTIKTQRKCLCDLYEDPTILPGFGINVTQALMLPTYCGVKDSVNLCSKAEAPAPSSTTTSPPPGVPGGGGKNGATQMAWIGFSSLALFWAALLAY, from the exons atgggttACTCGCAAAAGATGATGTTCTTCTTAGTGTTGATCTTGGGTGTTTCAATGGTGGAGGAAATTAGTGCCCAAGTACCAACTTGTGCAGCAGCTTTAGTACCATGCGGTGATTATTTGAACTCCACAAAACCACCGGAATCGTGTTGTAAACCACTTAAAGACACAATTAAGACTCAGAGAAAATGTTTATGTGATTTATATGAAGATCCAACAATATTACCTGGTTTTGGTATCAATGTTACCCAAGCACTTATGCTTCCAACATACTGTGGTGTTAAAGATTCAGTCAATCTTTGCTCTAAGG CCGAAGCTCCAGCTCCATCGAGTACTACTACTTCTCCCCCTCCAG GTGTCCCTGGTGGTGGCGGCAAAAACGGAGCTACTCAGATGGCATGGATTGGATTTTCTAGCTTAGCCTTATTCTGGGCAGCACTTTTGGCTTACTAG